The Pseudolabrys sp. FHR47 genome contains a region encoding:
- a CDS encoding ABC transporter ATP-binding protein/permease, translating into MTPPHQAAQPEPRVSADRGALMATIVHLWPYIWPSDRRDLKMRVVWATLLLLLAKFATIVTPFTFKWATDALAGAGSAPLGANDWLLWALAAPVAMTLAYGGMRVIMAVTTQMRDGVFAKVAMHAVRRLAYRTFVHMHELSLRFHLERKTGGLTRVLERGRNGIETIVRMVILQLAPTIIELTLICVVLMWQFDWRYVVVILITVALYLVWTYYATEWRIGIRRKMNDSDTDANVKAIDSLLNYETVKYFSAEDRESERYDRAMARYEDASTRAYTSLAVLNAGQAIIFTAGLAAAMVMVATEIRAGGKTVGDFVLINAMMIQLYQPLNFMGMVYREIKQAVTDIELMFSILGRPPEIKDIPGARPLAVSAGNIRFDNVAFAYDPARPILKGISFEVPAGKTVAVVGPSGAGKSTISRLLFRFYDLSGGRITIDGQNIARVAQKSLREAIGMVPQDTVLFNDTIRYNIRYGRWEATDAEVEEAARLAQIDGFIRLSPQGYETEVGERGLKLSGGEKQRVAIARTILKAPPILVLDEATSALDSHTEKEIQDALERVSKGRTTLVIAHRLSTIVGADEIIVLDKGEIVERGNHAALLAANGLYASMWNRQREAEEARERLARAGDEEAAPNRNPPPVDDPVLTAAERSATPADAAE; encoded by the coding sequence ATGACGCCTCCGCACCAAGCCGCCCAACCTGAACCCCGCGTCTCAGCCGACCGCGGCGCGCTGATGGCGACCATCGTCCATCTGTGGCCCTACATTTGGCCGTCGGATCGGCGCGACCTGAAGATGCGCGTCGTCTGGGCGACCTTGCTGCTGCTGCTCGCCAAGTTCGCCACCATCGTCACGCCCTTCACCTTCAAGTGGGCGACCGATGCGCTGGCCGGCGCCGGCAGCGCGCCCCTCGGCGCCAATGACTGGCTGCTCTGGGCGCTCGCGGCGCCCGTTGCGATGACGCTCGCTTATGGCGGCATGCGCGTCATCATGGCGGTGACGACGCAGATGCGTGATGGCGTCTTCGCCAAGGTGGCGATGCACGCGGTGCGCCGGCTCGCCTACCGCACCTTCGTGCACATGCACGAATTGTCGCTGCGCTTTCATCTCGAGCGCAAGACCGGCGGCCTGACGCGCGTGCTCGAGCGCGGCCGCAACGGCATCGAGACCATCGTGCGCATGGTCATCCTGCAACTGGCGCCGACCATCATCGAGCTGACGCTGATCTGCGTCGTGCTGATGTGGCAGTTCGACTGGCGTTACGTTGTCGTCATCCTCATCACCGTCGCGCTCTATCTGGTGTGGACCTACTACGCCACCGAATGGCGCATCGGCATCCGCCGCAAGATGAACGACAGCGACACCGACGCCAATGTGAAGGCGATCGACTCGCTGCTGAACTACGAAACGGTGAAATACTTCTCCGCCGAGGACCGCGAGTCCGAGCGTTACGACCGCGCCATGGCGCGTTACGAGGACGCGTCCACCCGGGCCTATACCTCGCTCGCGGTGCTCAATGCCGGACAGGCAATCATCTTTACGGCGGGCCTTGCCGCCGCGATGGTGATGGTGGCGACCGAGATCCGCGCCGGCGGCAAGACGGTCGGCGATTTCGTGCTCATCAACGCCATGATGATCCAGCTTTACCAGCCGCTGAATTTCATGGGCATGGTCTATCGCGAGATCAAGCAGGCGGTGACCGATATCGAGCTGATGTTCTCGATCCTCGGCCGGCCGCCGGAAATCAAGGACATTCCCGGCGCCAGGCCACTCGCTGTCAGCGCCGGCAATATCCGTTTCGACAATGTCGCCTTCGCCTATGATCCGGCGCGGCCGATCCTGAAGGGCATCAGCTTCGAGGTGCCGGCCGGCAAGACCGTGGCGGTGGTCGGCCCGTCCGGCGCCGGCAAGTCCACCATCTCGCGGCTGCTGTTCCGCTTCTACGACCTGTCGGGTGGGCGCATCACCATCGATGGCCAGAACATCGCGCGGGTCGCTCAGAAATCCTTGCGCGAAGCCATCGGCATGGTGCCGCAGGACACCGTGCTGTTCAACGACACCATCCGCTACAACATCCGCTATGGCCGCTGGGAAGCGACCGACGCCGAAGTTGAGGAGGCGGCCCGGCTGGCGCAGATCGACGGCTTCATCCGCCTGTCGCCGCAGGGCTACGAGACCGAGGTCGGCGAGCGTGGCCTCAAATTGTCCGGCGGCGAGAAACAGCGCGTCGCGATCGCCCGCACGATCCTGAAGGCGCCGCCGATCCTGGTGCTGGACGAGGCGACCTCGGCGCTCGACAGCCACACCGAGAAGGAAATCCAGGACGCGCTGGAGCGGGTGTCCAAGGGCCGCACCACGCTCGTGATCGCGCACCGGCTTTCGACCATCGTCGGCGCCGACGAGATCATCGTGCTCGACAAGGGAGAGATCGTCGAGCGCGGCAATCACGCGGCGCTGCTCGCGGCCAACGGTCTCTATGCCAGCATGTGGAACCGGCAGCGCGAGGCCGAGGAGGCGCGCGAGCGCCTGGCTCGTGCCGGCGACGAGGAGGCGGCGCCCAACCGCAACCCGCCGCCGGTCGACGATCCGGTGCTGACGGCCGCCGAGCGGTCGGCCACGCCCGCGGATGCCGCGGAATAG
- a CDS encoding TIGR00730 family Rossman fold protein, whose amino-acid sequence MHIQTMTSPDKPASLARICVYCGSGPGTDPAFVAAATALGAAMAKAGIGLVYGGGDMGMMGAVAEAVRGHGGTVTGIIPEFLLNKERAGFNGDGLIVTRDMHERKRKMFEMADAFVAMPGGIGTLEEIVEQMTWAQLGRHKKPILLANIKGFWDPLSALLDHMKALAFIRDGMEFELLVADEVSDIIPKLRQAMQGVSETAKDMPEAVAEKL is encoded by the coding sequence ATGCACATCCAGACCATGACCTCGCCTGACAAACCCGCCTCGCTCGCCCGAATCTGCGTCTATTGCGGCTCCGGCCCGGGCACCGACCCGGCCTTCGTCGCCGCGGCGACCGCCCTAGGCGCCGCCATGGCCAAGGCCGGTATCGGGCTGGTCTATGGCGGCGGCGACATGGGCATGATGGGCGCCGTGGCCGAGGCGGTGCGCGGCCATGGCGGCACGGTGACCGGCATCATCCCGGAGTTTCTGCTCAACAAGGAGCGCGCCGGTTTCAACGGTGACGGCCTGATCGTCACCCGCGACATGCACGAGCGCAAACGCAAGATGTTCGAGATGGCCGACGCCTTCGTCGCCATGCCGGGCGGCATCGGCACGCTCGAGGAGATCGTCGAGCAGATGACCTGGGCCCAGCTTGGCCGTCACAAGAAGCCGATCCTGCTCGCCAACATCAAGGGCTTCTGGGATCCGCTCTCCGCTCTGCTCGATCACATGAAGGCGCTGGCCTTCATCCGCGACGGCATGGAGTTCGAACTGCTGGTCGCAGACGAGGTGAGCGACATCATCCCGAAGCTGCGCCAGGCGATGCAGGGCGTGTCGGAAACGGCGAAGGATATGCCGGAAGCTGTGGCGGAGAAGTTGTAG